Proteins co-encoded in one Spiroplasma gladiatoris genomic window:
- the secG gene encoding preprotein translocase subunit SecG, with the protein MVELFASTSERLLGNRIIFAFEILALIISVLMITVGMIQNKTSQTGLSALNGGNDELFSNSKERGLDKTLSIWMFSLGIIIFVSTIVIGIITNVLLAEAAAS; encoded by the coding sequence ATGGTTGAATTATTTGCAAGTACATCTGAAAGATTACTAGGGAATAGAATCATTTTTGCATTTGAAATATTAGCTTTAATAATATCAGTTTTAATGATTACAGTTGGTATGATCCAAAATAAAACATCTCAAACAGGTTTAAGTGCTTTAAACGGAGGAAATGATGAGTTATTTTCTAACTCAAAAGAAAGAGGTTTAGATAAAACTCTTTCAATTTGAATGTTTAGTCTTGGGATTATTATTTTTGTATCAACAATTGTTATTGGTATAATCACAAACGTTCTATTAGCTGAAGCAGCAGCTTCTTAA
- the rnr gene encoding ribonuclease R, producing the protein MNDQVLAIIKEKQKLHLNELTKVIKYDNEQITNCLKELQNEYKIGWSKDNVIYFIGEKFKIGSLKINERGFGFVKDLNDIEQDYFVPPVSLKEAISTDEVVFSVFKESEDKYRANVEDISLRTKTSLVGEIHLSRDGRFLDFHANEPGFKNYRIVMINAKDFKLKKDLIVKVKIMYVREKKLFTKIQKIIGDANKAIDRIYSIAYEFDINPDFNRQTLENANMVAKPINYEDIQIKRRQNNLITDKNLVTIDGADSKDLDDAIYVEKTKDGYKLFVAIADVSYYVTPFSPLDNTALYRGNSVYLANKVIPMLPEQLSNGVCSLNPNEDKLCMVSEMEFDKHGKMIKKKVYESIMNSKARLTYSEVNELYATNQSQRSKEIIDMLYVAKELHELIDNYRVSKGSIEFDVPEPKIILDNDSNVIDIKPRDRGISEKLIENFMVSANESVAEIIFEKELPYVYRDHGVPKEENLIEWHNNLRALGINVKLTDLDKINPKTIRLALDQISQQVKDQTERDVINVTLLRYMEKAVYDLENIGHFGLASDCYTHFTSPIRRYSDLMVHRYLKQYLVDKDFNKHKLDLNEKFILKACSIINDTEKKAVNAEREVNKVCMAEFMTKHINEEFEGVVAAVLKFGLFVQLPNCVEGLIHISELPEYKFDEKTNILVNNQNKIFRLGQKVKIKVKNADVKKRIIDFVIA; encoded by the coding sequence ATGAATGACCAGGTTTTAGCAATTATAAAAGAAAAACAAAAATTACATTTAAATGAATTAACTAAAGTTATAAAATACGATAATGAACAAATTACAAATTGTTTAAAAGAACTACAAAATGAATATAAAATTGGATGATCAAAAGATAATGTAATTTATTTTATTGGAGAAAAATTTAAAATTGGATCGCTAAAAATTAATGAGCGAGGATTTGGATTTGTAAAAGATTTAAACGATATCGAACAAGATTATTTTGTTCCTCCAGTTTCTTTAAAAGAAGCAATTTCAACTGATGAAGTTGTTTTTAGTGTTTTTAAAGAAAGTGAAGATAAATACAGAGCTAATGTTGAAGATATATCTTTAAGAACAAAAACAAGTTTAGTAGGAGAAATTCACCTTTCAAGAGACGGAAGATTTTTAGATTTTCATGCTAATGAACCTGGATTTAAAAATTATCGTATAGTAATGATAAACGCAAAAGATTTTAAGTTAAAAAAAGATCTTATTGTAAAAGTTAAAATAATGTATGTAAGAGAAAAGAAATTATTTACAAAAATACAAAAAATTATTGGAGATGCTAATAAAGCAATTGATAGAATTTATTCAATTGCTTATGAATTTGATATTAACCCTGATTTTAATCGACAAACTTTAGAAAATGCAAATATGGTAGCAAAGCCAATTAACTATGAAGATATTCAAATTAAAAGAAGACAAAATAATTTAATCACAGATAAAAATTTAGTAACTATTGATGGTGCTGATTCAAAAGACTTAGATGATGCAATATATGTTGAAAAAACAAAAGATGGTTACAAACTATTTGTAGCAATAGCTGATGTAAGCTATTATGTAACTCCTTTTTCTCCACTTGATAATACTGCTTTATATAGAGGAAATTCTGTTTATCTTGCTAATAAAGTAATACCAATGCTTCCTGAACAACTTTCTAATGGAGTTTGTTCTTTAAATCCAAATGAAGATAAACTATGCATGGTTTCAGAAATGGAATTTGATAAACATGGGAAAATGATTAAGAAAAAAGTATATGAATCAATTATGAACTCAAAAGCAAGATTAACTTATTCAGAAGTCAACGAGTTATATGCAACAAATCAAAGCCAAAGAAGCAAAGAAATCATAGATATGCTATATGTAGCAAAAGAGTTACATGAACTAATTGATAATTATCGTGTTTCAAAAGGTTCTATTGAATTTGATGTTCCAGAACCAAAAATTATTTTAGATAATGATAGTAATGTAATTGATATTAAACCAAGAGATCGAGGAATTAGTGAAAAGCTAATTGAAAACTTTATGGTTAGTGCAAATGAATCAGTTGCAGAAATAATTTTTGAAAAAGAATTACCTTATGTTTATCGAGATCATGGTGTACCAAAAGAAGAAAACTTAATTGAATGACATAATAATTTAAGAGCTTTAGGTATAAATGTAAAACTAACAGATTTAGATAAAATAAATCCTAAAACTATTAGACTAGCACTAGATCAAATTTCTCAACAAGTTAAAGATCAAACAGAGCGAGATGTAATTAATGTAACTTTATTAAGATATATGGAAAAAGCAGTTTATGACCTAGAAAACATTGGTCATTTTGGATTAGCTAGTGATTGTTATACACATTTTACAAGTCCAATCAGAAGATATAGTGATTTAATGGTGCATCGGTACTTAAAACAATATTTAGTTGATAAAGACTTTAATAAACATAAACTTGATTTAAATGAAAAGTTCATTTTAAAAGCTTGTTCAATAATTAATGATACTGAAAAAAAGGCAGTTAATGCAGAACGAGAAGTTAACAAGGTATGTATGGCTGAATTTATGACAAAACATATTAATGAAGAATTCGAAGGTGTTGTAGCAGCGGTATTGAAGTTTGGTTTATTTGTACAACTACCTAACTGTGTTGAAGGTTTAATTCATATTTCTGAACTTCCTGAATATAAATTTGATGAAAAAACAAATATTCTTGTAAATAATCAAAATAAAATATTTAGATTAGGACAAAAAGTAAAAATTAAAGTAAAAAATGCAGATGTAAAAAAAAGAATTATTGACTTCGTCATTGCATAA
- the smpB gene encoding SsrA-binding protein SmpB, with translation MGEHVILKNKKAYFNYEILETWEAGIVLTGPEIKSIRAKEVAIEEAFILIRKGQVEILNMNIKKYEFANYVNQDPTRTRKLLLHKQEIKKILKRVQLENLTLVPIKLYFRGNYVKIEIGLGRGKKLVDKREAIKKRDIERRLNKIKY, from the coding sequence ATGGGAGAACATGTCATATTAAAAAATAAAAAAGCTTATTTCAACTATGAAATTTTAGAAACTTGAGAAGCAGGAATTGTATTAACAGGGCCTGAAATTAAATCTATTAGAGCAAAAGAAGTTGCAATCGAAGAAGCATTTATTCTGATAAGAAAAGGTCAAGTTGAAATTCTTAATATGAATATTAAGAAATATGAATTTGCAAACTATGTCAATCAAGATCCAACAAGAACTAGAAAACTTTTATTACATAAACAAGAAATAAAAAAAATTTTAAAAAGAGTACAACTAGAAAATTTAACTTTAGTACCGATAAAATTATATTTTAGAGGAAATTATGTAAAAATAGAGATAGGACTTGGTAGAGGAAAAAAACTAGTCGATAAAAGAGAAGCTATTAAAAAAAGAGATATTGAAAGAAGACTAAATAAAATAAAATATTAA
- a CDS encoding PTS transporter subunit EIIC, with amino-acid sequence MSEKQIVKSKPDRNTKIGSSSGKSEVWKKIRQKTGATLSKLSKAFLLPIALLPIAGVFLGVGATISAQTAEQSVGWYIGKTMNTMGDVAFGNLPILFAISVAIAYTEDSGVAAITAVVGFLVMNGIEAALIGQGTEWVWKVGEDGHTLENASSAFKKGYEWVKDGDIEGWKAPGKITLLWWTDVPAGLITNNVGIKSLNTGVFASIFVGAIAAVMYNRFHKTQLPSFISFFSGSKLVPIINFFAVIPLAFIFMFVWPAIGLALQWFGTNSGKLPGGLDSFIYEIIERSLIPFGLHHVFYAPLWWSSAGGSILDTIKNYAGDENSEKWQETLKSGVTLKAAYDYLNSLPDKSQLIGDQYMMYWVLGAANKASLVPGYESVTGSLFTFEDLSNIGLNLGRFQSGKFGFMLFGLPAAGVAMWLNVPKQNRKSVMGIYFSAAFTSFLTGITEPIEFSFLFLAPWLFYGVHMPLASISFLLTGLLKVHVCMTVSGGMIDYIVFGLIPWNLGTNAHWAIVIGLVMAPVYFFAFYFAVKYGKVNVPGRSGEVKLFTKADVKAKKAGQAAGSTQANATEKATKIIEFLGGEQNIKSVDSCASRLRLTVVDASIVDKDGIMGLGGASGIIAKGTSVQVVYGGEQEVIKPYMKEILAEQRKQKEVK; translated from the coding sequence ATGTCAGAAAAACAAATAGTTAAAAGTAAACCTGATAGAAATACCAAAATAGGCTCATCCTCTGGTAAATCAGAAGTATGAAAAAAAATTAGACAAAAAACAGGCGCTACTTTATCAAAATTAAGTAAAGCTTTCTTGTTGCCAATTGCATTGTTACCAATCGCCGGGGTATTCCTGGGGGTTGGTGCAACAATTTCGGCACAAACCGCAGAACAATCTGTTGGTTGATACATTGGTAAAACAATGAATACAATGGGTGATGTTGCCTTTGGTAACTTACCAATTTTATTTGCAATATCAGTTGCTATTGCATATACTGAAGATTCTGGGGTTGCTGCAATAACTGCAGTTGTTGGATTTTTAGTAATGAACGGTATAGAAGCTGCACTTATTGGTCAAGGAACAGAATGAGTATGAAAAGTAGGAGAAGATGGTCATACTCTTGAAAACGCGTCATCTGCCTTTAAAAAAGGTTATGAGTGAGTAAAAGATGGAGATATAGAAGGTTGAAAAGCTCCAGGTAAAATAACATTATTATGATGAACAGATGTTCCTGCTGGTTTAATTACAAATAACGTTGGAATTAAATCTTTAAATACAGGAGTATTTGCTTCAATTTTTGTTGGAGCAATTGCTGCTGTAATGTACAACAGATTTCACAAAACACAATTACCTTCATTTATTAGTTTCTTCTCAGGATCTAAATTAGTACCAATTATAAACTTTTTTGCTGTAATACCTTTAGCATTTATATTTATGTTTGTATGACCAGCAATCGGTTTAGCATTACAATGATTTGGAACAAACTCAGGTAAATTACCTGGTGGATTAGATTCATTCATTTATGAAATAATTGAACGTTCACTAATTCCATTTGGATTGCATCACGTGTTTTACGCACCATTGTGATGATCATCAGCTGGAGGGTCAATATTAGATACAATTAAAAACTATGCTGGTGATGAAAACTCAGAAAAATGACAAGAAACACTTAAATCAGGTGTAACATTAAAAGCTGCATATGATTATTTAAATTCATTACCGGATAAATCACAATTAATTGGAGATCAATATATGATGTATTGAGTTCTTGGGGCAGCTAATAAAGCTTCTTTAGTACCTGGTTATGAAAGTGTAACAGGTTCATTATTTACATTTGAAGATTTATCAAATATTGGTCTTAACTTAGGAAGATTCCAATCAGGAAAATTTGGATTTATGTTATTTGGTCTTCCTGCAGCTGGAGTTGCAATGTGATTAAATGTACCTAAACAAAATCGTAAATCTGTTATGGGAATTTATTTCTCAGCTGCATTCACTAGTTTCTTAACAGGAATTACTGAACCGATTGAATTCTCATTCTTATTCTTGGCACCATGATTATTCTATGGAGTACATATGCCATTAGCTTCAATTTCATTCCTACTAACAGGATTATTAAAAGTCCATGTATGTATGACAGTATCAGGAGGAATGATTGACTACATCGTATTTGGTTTAATTCCATGAAACTTAGGAACAAATGCTCACTGAGCAATTGTAATAGGTCTAGTTATGGCTCCAGTCTATTTCTTTGCATTCTACTTTGCTGTAAAATACGGAAAAGTAAATGTACCAGGAAGATCTGGAGAAGTAAAATTATTTACAAAAGCAGACGTTAAAGCTAAAAAAGCTGGACAAGCTGCAGGCTCAACACAAGCAAACGCAACTGAAAAAGCTACAAAAATAATTGAATTCTTAGGTGGAGAACAAAACATAAAATCAGTTGACTCATGTGCTTCAAGATTAAGATTAACAGTTGTTGATGCAAGTATTGTTGATAAAGATGGAATTATGGGACTTGGAGGAGCTTCAGGAATCATTGCCAAAGGAACAAGTGTTCAAGTAGTATATGGTGGAGAACAAGAAGTTATTAAACCATATATGAAAGAAATATTAGCAGAACAAAGAAAACAAAAAGAAGTTAAATAA
- a CDS encoding L-lactate dehydrogenase has product MTNGRKIVLVGCGAVGTSFVYSAINQGLAQHYVLIDVVKDFAEGNEMDLTDTHAVLPSPFATIKAGDYEDCKDADVVVITAGRPQKPGETRLQMVADNAKIMKQVATGIKNSGFTGITVIASNPVDILTQVYQEVTGFDSSKVISSGTTLDSSRLRKLLGAKLNVSPRSVKAYLIGEHGDSSVAIWSRSIVMGKTIAEYIEEGVVTEKELAEVKDEATHMAYKIIEKKRATFYGIGACLAKIVKSVLNDEKASMMVGAYLTGQYGLEDVYVSVPCIVGANGIEQIIEWNLSEDEVAGLRQSGAQLKEVYKTAKAAINE; this is encoded by the coding sequence ATGACAAATGGTAGAAAAATAGTTTTAGTAGGTTGTGGAGCAGTTGGAACAAGCTTTGTTTACTCGGCAATTAACCAAGGTTTAGCACAACACTATGTTTTAATCGATGTAGTTAAAGATTTTGCGGAAGGAAATGAAATGGATTTAACAGATACACATGCTGTTTTACCTTCACCTTTTGCAACAATTAAAGCAGGAGATTATGAAGATTGTAAAGATGCAGACGTAGTTGTAATAACAGCTGGAAGACCTCAAAAACCAGGAGAAACTAGATTACAAATGGTTGCAGATAATGCAAAAATTATGAAACAAGTAGCAACAGGAATTAAAAACTCAGGATTTACAGGAATAACTGTAATTGCCTCAAACCCAGTCGATATTCTTACACAAGTTTATCAAGAAGTAACAGGGTTTGATTCATCAAAAGTTATTTCATCAGGAACAACTCTTGACTCATCAAGATTAAGAAAATTATTAGGTGCAAAATTAAATGTATCACCAAGATCAGTTAAAGCTTATTTAATCGGTGAACATGGAGACTCATCAGTTGCAATCTGAAGTAGATCAATTGTTATGGGAAAAACAATTGCAGAATACATTGAAGAAGGTGTTGTAACTGAAAAAGAACTTGCAGAAGTAAAAGATGAAGCAACTCATATGGCATATAAAATTATAGAAAAAAAACGTGCAACATTTTATGGTATTGGAGCATGCTTAGCAAAAATTGTTAAATCTGTTTTAAATGATGAAAAAGCTTCAATGATGGTTGGTGCTTATTTAACTGGACAATACGGATTAGAGGATGTTTATGTTAGTGTTCCTTGTATAGTTGGAGCAAATGGTATTGAACAAATTATTGAATGAAACTTATCAGAAGATGAAGTTGCAGGATTACGTCAATCAGGAGCTCAATTAAAAGAAGTTTATAAAACTGCAAAAGCAGCAATAAATGAATAA
- a CDS encoding EAL domain-containing protein, with protein sequence MNILFALIACLSYTAIVAFVYTITWGLSRHLFDKIKIYYELVLGLVLGVISIFGVIILSLLMKDNKNIMLPILLPIFLFWTCLIFISIYASLGVIVCNMLGLFLLPNPFPEYFPEVNNEQTLALVVVSYMVILVIYFINLFWKKITNWSAWSLITIISLITATIISLPNIKATETIDYLITILMWLGVGYLTYAYLAIIDQIYNHALQLQNVVRYDYQYYLNQASAHEEILSFIHKSRTRFGTYFTFFIKNYDKFDEKVNNEIRETVVTSIAKQAHEIFYEIYPSAIFFKPNYKTFGIFIPMESIDDSTRELRTNKVLERVSKALSKIQTTFKIENFKVSIKVKGVVSFYGYHSNSLETLFEYNVITQNNNSFGDKHKVILVEPKEVVREKTKYKKILTLNEIVALNHSATIFESIYNIENNDLESYYLNSAIEGIEITSKLFNKQLNSIREYGLTSLFTRYLALNSLKTIAKHKLTTKKSFISYDSLFISSESFNVENFISKIKAFKINIENIVFNFSITQEVENTKLLEKNITELKNLGVKFSISDFGSIDTDFRLVGIYQPDYVFLDRNITKKINMVKENEQIVLNSLKICNKINAKLVATNVDTYMIYKTLKMLGIKYFIGNLIGQGLEPKLLLEEELKYLLIK encoded by the coding sequence TTGAATATTTTATTTGCATTAATTGCATGTCTTTCTTATACAGCAATCGTGGCTTTTGTATACACTATTACTTGGGGTTTATCAAGACACTTGTTTGATAAAATCAAAATTTATTATGAACTTGTTCTTGGTTTAGTTTTAGGAGTTATTTCAATTTTTGGAGTTATTATATTATCTTTACTTATGAAAGATAATAAAAATATAATGCTACCAATTTTATTGCCAATCTTTTTATTTTGAACTTGTTTAATTTTCATTTCAATTTATGCTTCTTTAGGAGTAATTGTATGTAATATGTTAGGATTGTTTTTATTACCTAATCCATTTCCTGAATATTTTCCTGAAGTAAATAATGAACAAACTCTCGCTTTAGTTGTTGTTAGTTATATGGTAATTCTTGTAATTTATTTTATTAATTTATTTTGAAAGAAAATTACAAATTGATCTGCATGATCTTTAATTACAATTATATCTTTAATAACTGCAACAATTATTTCTCTACCAAATATTAAAGCAACAGAAACAATTGATTATTTAATAACAATACTAATGTGATTAGGAGTTGGGTATTTAACTTATGCTTATCTTGCAATTATTGATCAAATATACAACCATGCCTTGCAGCTTCAAAATGTTGTTAGGTATGATTATCAATATTATTTAAATCAAGCATCTGCACATGAAGAAATCTTAAGTTTTATTCACAAATCTAGAACACGTTTTGGAACTTACTTCACATTTTTTATAAAAAATTACGATAAGTTTGATGAAAAAGTAAATAACGAAATTAGAGAAACTGTTGTAACATCAATTGCAAAACAAGCTCATGAAATATTTTATGAAATTTATCCTAGTGCAATATTTTTTAAACCAAATTATAAAACGTTTGGAATATTTATTCCAATGGAAAGTATTGATGATAGTACAAGAGAATTAAGAACAAATAAAGTATTAGAAAGAGTTTCTAAAGCATTATCAAAGATACAAACAACTTTTAAAATTGAAAACTTCAAAGTAAGTATTAAAGTTAAAGGAGTAGTTTCTTTTTATGGTTATCATTCAAATAGTTTAGAAACTTTATTTGAATATAACGTGATTACACAAAACAACAACTCATTTGGTGATAAACATAAAGTTATTTTAGTTGAACCTAAAGAAGTAGTTAGAGAAAAAACTAAATATAAAAAAATTCTTACTTTAAATGAAATAGTTGCTTTAAACCATAGTGCAACAATATTTGAATCAATTTATAATATTGAAAATAATGATTTAGAAAGTTATTATTTAAATAGTGCAATTGAAGGTATTGAAATTACTTCAAAACTTTTTAACAAACAATTAAATAGTATAAGAGAATATGGTTTAACTTCATTATTCACTAGATATCTTGCACTAAATTCCTTAAAAACTATTGCAAAGCATAAGCTAACAACTAAAAAAAGTTTTATAAGTTATGATTCATTGTTTATTTCAAGTGAAAGCTTTAATGTAGAAAACTTTATTAGTAAAATTAAAGCATTTAAAATTAATATTGAAAATATAGTTTTTAATTTTTCTATAACTCAAGAAGTTGAAAACACAAAACTATTAGAAAAAAATATAACAGAATTAAAAAACCTTGGAGTAAAATTTTCTATTTCTGATTTTGGGTCAATTGATACAGATTTTAGGTTGGTTGGAATTTATCAACCAGACTATGTTTTTTTAGATAGAAATATAACTAAAAAAATAAATATGGTTAAAGAAAATGAACAAATAGTTTTAAATAGCTTAAAAATTTGTAATAAAATAAATGCAAAGTTAGTAGCAACAAATGTTGATACTTATATGATTTATAAAACTTTAAAAATGTTAGGCATAAAATATTTTATAGGTAATTTAATTGGTCAAGGTTTAGAACCAAAATTACTTTTAGAAGAAGAATTAAAATATTTATTAATTAAATAA
- the mgtE gene encoding magnesium transporter, with translation MRKQNLSPDKLGELLDDILKTNNFNLYRETLKDYYPADLADALSSLPIERIIIALRIMPTEDLGEIFPFFNNDIQEEIISSYTSLEIKELFDQIFTDDIVEIIEELPADIVEKILRATTPESRLQINSILKYQVNTAGSIMSVDYTKLHLDWTVREAINAIKKEREEAEEVHYFFVVDDLNNLKGVVELKTLFFSKSDQLIKDIMDDRIILATTKTDQEEVANMFKKYDVTTLPIINSQNKLVGIITVDDVLDVLEEEATEDIHKMAGISPVEDEYFKTSIWKMVKSRIIWLLFLMLSATITQVIILVFLNLYGVEDQISAIKTEKANFSISYIVAILLTPLLTVISGTTGNASSQSSTMIVRSLSLKEIEPKHYLKVLGKEICVSSFLAIILICVNFVRMIIIYAVEFKGDINQKVLWYVIATISIAMFLSIVFSKVIGATLPIIAKKIKMDPAIMAGPLLTTIVDALSTTIFFSIGMIFFFVLI, from the coding sequence ATGAGAAAACAAAACTTATCACCAGACAAGCTCGGCGAGTTATTAGATGATATTTTAAAAACAAACAACTTTAACTTGTACAGAGAAACTTTAAAAGATTATTATCCAGCAGATTTAGCTGATGCTTTAAGTAGTTTGCCAATCGAAAGAATTATAATTGCTTTAAGAATAATGCCAACCGAAGACCTTGGAGAAATATTTCCATTTTTTAATAACGACATACAAGAAGAAATAATTAGTTCATATACTTCGTTAGAAATAAAAGAATTATTTGATCAAATTTTTACAGATGATATTGTTGAAATTATTGAAGAACTACCAGCAGACATTGTTGAAAAAATTTTAAGAGCTACAACTCCTGAATCTAGACTTCAAATTAACTCAATTTTGAAATATCAAGTTAATACAGCTGGAAGTATTATGTCAGTAGATTACACAAAGTTGCATTTAGATTGAACTGTAAGAGAAGCGATTAATGCAATAAAAAAAGAAAGAGAAGAAGCAGAAGAAGTACATTACTTTTTTGTAGTTGATGATTTAAATAATCTAAAAGGTGTTGTTGAATTAAAAACTCTTTTCTTTTCAAAAAGTGATCAACTAATTAAAGATATAATGGATGATAGAATTATTTTAGCAACTACTAAAACAGATCAAGAAGAAGTTGCAAACATGTTTAAAAAGTATGACGTTACAACATTACCTATTATCAATAGTCAAAATAAACTTGTTGGAATTATAACTGTTGATGATGTTTTAGATGTTTTAGAAGAAGAAGCTACTGAAGATATTCATAAAATGGCAGGTATAAGTCCTGTAGAAGACGAGTATTTTAAAACAAGTATTTGAAAAATGGTTAAGTCCAGAATCATATGATTATTATTCTTAATGTTATCTGCAACAATAACTCAAGTTATCATTTTAGTTTTTTTAAACCTATATGGTGTAGAAGATCAAATCTCAGCTATTAAAACAGAAAAAGCAAATTTTTCAATTAGTTATATAGTCGCTATATTACTAACTCCATTGTTAACAGTTATTTCAGGAACTACAGGAAATGCAAGCAGTCAATCATCAACAATGATTGTTAGATCGCTTTCTTTAAAAGAGATTGAACCAAAACATTATTTAAAAGTTTTAGGAAAAGAAATTTGTGTATCATCATTTCTAGCTATAATTTTAATTTGCGTAAACTTTGTAAGAATGATAATAATATATGCAGTTGAATTTAAAGGTGACATAAATCAAAAAGTTTTGTGATATGTAATTGCAACTATTTCAATAGCAATGTTTTTATCAATTGTTTTTTCAAAAGTAATAGGAGCCACATTACCAATTATTGCAAAAAAAATTAAAATGGATCCAGCTATAATGGCAGGTCCACTACTTACAACAATTGTTGATGCTTTATCAACTACAATATTTTTTTCAATAGGTATGATTTTCTTTTTTGTACTTATATAG
- the trmB gene encoding tRNA (guanosine(46)-N7)-methyltransferase TrmB has translation MRLRNKNWTKDFIKENEKHLLNKEEKVNLFKCFKNENNCFLEIGCGKGQFIIDNATKNLNNNYIAMEKESTVIGVALKKALERNKELHNLKFLNTYAEKLKDLFNKKTFEKIFLNFSDPWPKSKHYKKRLTYKSFLNIYYELLKDNGRLEIKTDNDKLYLFTLEQIDLNMWKIIYNTTDLYKDLKELETNIPTEYEQKFHSLGKNINKIILKKIS, from the coding sequence ATGAGATTAAGAAATAAAAACTGAACAAAAGATTTTATAAAAGAAAACGAAAAACATTTATTAAACAAAGAAGAAAAAGTAAATTTATTTAAATGTTTTAAAAATGAAAATAATTGTTTTTTAGAAATTGGTTGTGGTAAAGGTCAATTTATAATTGATAATGCAACAAAAAACTTGAATAATAATTATATTGCTATGGAAAAAGAATCAACTGTAATCGGTGTGGCTTTAAAAAAAGCCTTAGAAAGAAATAAAGAACTTCATAATCTAAAATTTTTAAATACATATGCAGAAAAACTAAAAGACTTATTTAATAAAAAAACTTTTGAAAAAATATTTTTAAATTTTTCTGATCCATGACCAAAATCAAAACATTATAAAAAACGATTAACTTACAAAAGTTTTTTAAATATTTATTATGAATTATTAAAAGACAATGGCAGATTAGAAATAAAAACTGATAATGATAAACTTTATTTATTTACATTAGAACAAATTGATTTAAATATGTGAAAAATAATTTATAACACTACAGATCTTTACAAAGATTTAAAAGAATTAGAAACAAATATACCAACTGAATATGAACAAAAGTTTCATAGTCTTGGTAAAAATATTAATAAAATTATATTAAAAAAAATCAGTTAA
- the deoD gene encoding purine-nucleoside phosphorylase, with protein MTPHISAKKGEIAKIVLMPGDPLRAKKIAENYLTDYKLVSEVRNMFIYTGKYKGIEVSVAGSGMGCPSIGIYSYELYNFYDVDYIIRVGSCGSYRKEINVYDIYNVKEAYGDSNFAKIAANIDNKVIPAGTKIYNLIQDTAKLKGLSIHTGRIYSSDVFYTYENKENFADEHELDVVEMESFALFANAIHAKKQAGCLLTVSDSFVTKEQTTPEERQNNFMAMIELALDSVIKIAD; from the coding sequence ATGACACCTCACATTAGTGCCAAAAAAGGAGAAATAGCAAAAATTGTTTTAATGCCAGGAGATCCTTTAAGAGCAAAAAAAATTGCAGAAAATTACTTAACAGACTACAAGTTAGTAAGTGAAGTCAGAAATATGTTTATATATACTGGAAAATATAAAGGAATAGAAGTAAGTGTTGCTGGTAGTGGTATGGGATGCCCAAGTATTGGTATTTACTCTTATGAACTATATAACTTTTATGATGTTGACTATATTATTAGAGTCGGATCATGTGGAAGTTATCGTAAAGAAATTAATGTTTATGATATTTACAATGTTAAAGAAGCGTATGGAGATAGTAATTTTGCAAAAATAGCTGCAAATATCGATAATAAAGTAATCCCAGCAGGAACAAAAATTTATAATTTAATTCAAGATACAGCTAAATTAAAAGGACTAAGTATTCATACAGGAAGAATTTATTCATCAGATGTATTTTATACTTATGAAAATAAAGAAAATTTTGCTGATGAACATGAGCTTGATGTTGTAGAAATGGAATCATTCGCTTTATTTGCAAATGCTATTCATGCTAAAAAACAAGCAGGATGTTTATTAACTGTTTCTGATAGTTTTGTAACAAAAGAACAAACAACCCCAGAAGAAAGACAAAACAATTTTATGGCGATGATTGAATTAGCTTTAGATTCAGTAATTAAAATAGCAGACTAA